ACGTCCATCGTGGCGATGGTCTCCAAGACGCTCCATAACCGCCCCGACGCCTTCCGGCTCCACCTCCTGCTGCCCGGACTCGCCGTGGCGGTGGTCCTGCATTCGCTGTACAACCACTTCCTGCTGCAGCCGATCCTGGCCACGGCGTTGATCGTGCTGGTCTTCCCCGCGCTCTGCGTCGCGGTGTTCCAGCAGAGCGAGCGTCAGACGCAGGCCTGGGTGGGAGCGGGGTTCGACACGGACCAGGAGCTGCTGCGGGTCATTCGTTCGGGGCAGGTTTCGCTCACACCGGTCGGGACGTACCTGAAGACCCTGCGCAACACCTTCTCCGCGGAGGTGATCGTGGACATGATGTGCCTCCTGCGCCTGCGCGCCGAGCTCGCCATCCGCGCCAAGGGTGTGCTGATGATGCGTGAGGCCGGGTTCGAGGCCGCGCCGGATCCCACGGTGAAGAACAAGCTCGAGGAGCTGCGATACCTGGAGACGAACATCGGGAGAACGGGGCTGCGCGCCCTGCATCCGTTCCTGCACACCAGCACCCGGGACCTCTG
This window of the Gemmatimonadales bacterium genome carries:
- a CDS encoding PrsW family glutamic-type intramembrane protease, with protein sequence MTTVLAVAVSILPVFLFLGALVLIDSYKLVALRAVLLSVAAGMVAGLASYGVNVWLRPALELDWDQYSRYVAPVVEESLKAGFVVYLLRMSKVGFVVDAAIHGFGIGTGFAFLENLYYLQVHPDATLWTWVVRGFGTAIMHGGATSIVAMVSKTLHNRPDAFRLHLLLPGLAVAVVLHSLYNHFLLQPILATALIVLVFPALCVAVFQQSERQTQAWVGAGFDTDQELLRVIRSGQVSLTPVGTYLKTLRNTFSAEVIVDMMCLLRLRAELAIRAKGVLMMREAGFEAAPDPTVKNKLEELRYLETNIGRTGLRALHPFLHTSTRDLWQLSVIDG